One Cydia fagiglandana chromosome 11, ilCydFagi1.1, whole genome shotgun sequence genomic region harbors:
- the LOC134668547 gene encoding calphotin-like has translation LLQIISLAAIIASCSASIGHTHIAPAVRSFPIVRYAPFYNFPHGIRSIHAVAPAPLAAVAPAPVLPAPLPAPVFPAPVPAPVLPAPAPFFAPAVPRLAPAVPAFPAPVFARALPVPAPVPFAPIVRPAYAPAPVFAPAPVAPGPVFAPAPVAPAPLFAPAPAPVLAPAPAPVFAPAPIPVARAVPHLHLYNRFLAPAPLAPAPVAWK, from the coding sequence CTATTACAGATCATTTCCTTAGCCGCCATCATAGCTAGCTGCAGTGCTAGCATAGGCCACACTCACATAGCACCAGCAGTCAGATCCTTCCCCATCGTTAGATACGCTCCGTTCTACAACTTCCCACACGGCATCAGATCCATCCACGCTGTAGCACCTGCCCCGCTAGCCGCTGTAGCGCCAGCACCTGTGTTGCCAGCACCGCTGCCCGCTCCAGTGTTTCCGGCGCCAGTACCAGCCCCAGTATTACCAGCGCCAGCACCATTCTTCGCGCCTGCTGTACCGAGATTAGCGCCTGCGGTTCCAGCGTTCCCGGCTCCTGTATTTGCGCGAGCTCTACCAGTGCCCGCGCCTGTTCCTTTTGCGCCCATTGTGAGGCCAGCTTATGCGCCAGCTCCCGTATTTGCACCTGCCCCGGTGGCACCAGGTCCTGTATTTGCACCTGCCCCGGTGGCACCAGCTCCTTTATTTGCACCTGCTCCTGCTCCAGTATTAGCCCCGGCTCCAGCCCCAGTCTTTGCGCCAGCGCCTATTCCTGTGGCAAGAGCAGTACCCCACCTGCACCTGTACAACAGGTTCCTCGCGCCAGCTCCGCTGGCGCCGGCACCTGTCGCGTGGAAATGA
- the LOC134668548 gene encoding cuticle protein 16.5-like, with protein sequence MFSLKSIVLIAAAFAVGAECSVAVAAPLVAPAHVGYAQTIPQNIPPYASQVSVVNRALSPLVASPFAAPYFAGPGPYAAYAAPAAYAAAPLAAPAAYAAPAAYAGPAAYAAPAAYAAPAAYAAPAAYAAAPFPYAPAAPIVRAPLGVAPAFVR encoded by the exons ATGTTTTCTTTGAAATCT ATCGTACTCATCGCCGCGGCCTTCGCCGTCGGAGCTGAATGCAGCGTCGCCGTGGCTGCTCCCCTGGTCGCACCAGCTCACGTGGGCTACGCTCAAACTATTCCCCAAAATATCCCTCCGTATGCGTCGCAAGTCAGTGTGGTCAACAGGGCCTTGAGCCCGCTGGTAGCTAGCCCGTTCGCCGCTCCGTACTTCGCTGGACCTGGTCCGTATGCTGCGTACGCAGCACCGGCTGCTTACGCCGCGGCGCCATTAGCAGCCCCCGCTGCGTATGCTGCTCCCGCTGCGTATGCCGGCCCCGCTGCGTATGCTGCCCCCGCGGCGTATGCTGCTCCCGCTGCATATGCTGCCCCCGCCGCTTACGCTGCCGCCCCCTTTCCTTATGCCCCCGCGGCACCCATAGTCCGAGCTCCCCTCGGTGTTGCCCCGGCGTTTGTGCGATAG
- the LOC134668549 gene encoding nematocyst expressed protein 3-like: protein MIAKFVIVFALALASASASVLPLAAAPAALVAPAVAPAAYAVAPYASSYSAHSVNHAVATPVVAPAPLVAAAAPAPLVSSPYVAAPAFAPSPYLSRYVASPYFL, encoded by the exons ATGATCGCCAAATTCGTT ATTGTCTTCGCCCTAGCTCTTGCCTCCGCCAGCGCCAGTGTGCTGCCCCTAGCCGCGGCCCCAGCTGCACTCGTGGCCCCAGCCGTAGCCCCTGCAGCGTACGCCGTGGCCCCCTACGCCAGCTCCTACTCCGCGCACTCCGTCAACCATGCGGTAGCCACCCCCGTGGTTGCCCCCGCCCCGCTAGTGGCCGCCGCTGCTCCGGCTCCGCTTGTCTCTTCTCCTTACGTCGCCGCTCCCGCCTTCGCCCCATCCCCGTACTTATCCAGATACGTAGCCTCCCCTTACTTCCTTTAA